Proteins encoded in a region of the Candidatus Hydrogenedentota bacterium genome:
- the dnaA gene encoding chromosomal replication initiator protein DnaA: MAAKSDVNPWQLAQKHLQDALDEYSYKNWFAQTRFESCANGQLLVGVPSQFFADWLRDHYMDAVCDSLRKVMPDFQSVDFIPRPEPAPESPEVRLPRPMQAAPAVAASRAAASRRPVRNGRSYNGFNPRYTFDRFVIGSGNRFAHAAARAVAESPGRAYNPLFLYGGTGLGKTHLMQGIGQFLLSKQPDLRCVFISSEHFTNQLIQSIAEKSTQQFRAKYRKVDVLLIDDIQFIAGKEATQEEFFHTFNVLFDMHKQIVLSSDRSPKEMRGIEERLISRFEWGLVTDIQPPDLETRVAILQRKAQEENLSIPDDVMRYIATYITTNIRELEGALITVLAYSRLTEEKISIAMVEEVLRDLIGSEKIKPVTIEQVQRAVADHFDVRIADLHGRSRQRQIVKPRQLAMYLCKELIPSLSLSDVGDAFGGKDHTTVLYACEKVSEEVRESPAARQMVEQLTKTIRS; the protein is encoded by the coding sequence ATGGCCGCAAAGAGTGATGTGAATCCATGGCAGCTGGCGCAGAAGCACCTGCAAGACGCGCTGGATGAATACAGTTACAAGAACTGGTTCGCTCAGACCCGATTCGAGTCCTGTGCGAACGGGCAGTTGCTCGTCGGTGTTCCCAGCCAGTTCTTCGCCGACTGGCTTCGCGACCACTACATGGACGCCGTGTGCGACTCGCTCCGCAAGGTGATGCCCGACTTTCAGTCCGTCGATTTCATACCGCGGCCGGAACCGGCGCCGGAATCGCCGGAAGTCCGGTTGCCCAGGCCGATGCAGGCCGCGCCCGCCGTGGCGGCCTCTCGCGCGGCGGCGTCTCGCCGTCCCGTGCGCAACGGCCGCAGCTACAATGGCTTTAACCCGCGCTATACGTTTGATCGCTTCGTGATCGGTTCAGGAAACCGCTTCGCCCACGCCGCCGCGCGCGCGGTGGCGGAGTCGCCCGGCCGCGCCTACAACCCGCTCTTTCTCTATGGCGGAACCGGGCTCGGCAAGACCCACCTCATGCAGGGCATCGGGCAGTTCCTCCTGTCAAAGCAGCCCGATCTGCGCTGTGTGTTCATCTCGTCCGAGCACTTCACAAACCAGCTCATTCAGAGCATCGCCGAAAAATCGACCCAGCAATTCCGCGCGAAGTATCGGAAAGTGGACGTGCTGCTGATCGACGATATCCAGTTTATTGCGGGCAAAGAAGCCACGCAGGAGGAGTTTTTCCATACCTTCAATGTGCTCTTCGATATGCACAAGCAGATCGTGCTCTCCAGCGACCGCAGCCCGAAGGAAATGCGCGGGATCGAAGAGCGCCTGATCTCCCGTTTTGAGTGGGGCCTGGTGACCGATATCCAGCCGCCGGATCTCGAAACCCGGGTGGCTATCCTGCAGCGCAAGGCGCAGGAAGAGAACCTCAGCATTCCCGACGACGTGATGCGCTACATTGCGACCTACATCACCACGAATATCAGGGAACTGGAGGGCGCGCTCATCACCGTGCTCGCCTACAGCCGCCTGACCGAGGAAAAAATATCGATCGCCATGGTCGAGGAAGTACTCCGCGATCTCATCGGCTCCGAGAAGATCAAGCCGGTGACCATTGAGCAGGTCCAGCGCGCCGTCGCCGATCACTTCGACGTGCGCATTGCCGACCTCCACGGTCGCAGCCGCCAACGTCAGATCGTCAAGCCGCGCCAGCTCGCGATGTACCTCTGCAAGGAGCTCATCCCGAGCCTGTCCCTGAGCGATGTGGGCGACGCCTTCGGCGGCAAGGATCACACGACCGTGCTCTACGCCTGCGAGAAAGTGTCCGAGGAAGTGCGGGAGTCGCCCGCCGCGCGGCAGATGGTGGAGCAGCTCACCAAGACCATCCGTTCGTAG
- a CDS encoding DUF3488 domain-containing protein: protein MVSEHRTYLKWATASLVTAGYLALASVSAIGPAILLIPLLFLSLATYGERLDQRYPSYSVLTRAITIAYFCFLPLTLINMHLLPAVVTLAIYIQCYTLVHKKNVRNYYHLYLMSLFLLLAACVQSPEPFIGFVMLLFLISAVWANVMLRIVVEEEGLEKHVMVEYVSLDYLARQGRAGTAAGHRRAVPAMAGLLTLAVMLITAATFVLTPRMEAGILGRGETVIETTGLSDSIDLDASGMITQDDTPVMMVRFPQEPGGQLANEDWLYWRVTTLNVYEGSRWSSDDVMLLDPGIRALSNNRRPDQGAHGVERNMRTGAKLVYQSIYMDEVPHMGVPALDLVQRVEVDQDIRGVELMWSNNRDYTVRLNKVGSRRLNYEVWSEPGEPDPQDLRSAPMVFDGVGAGDYQLLTDQNLTDPSRQLAAQLTDPHDTLYDKVRAIEEFLSGPQFLYTLNVPEVESGPVIDAFLHQSRMGHCELFATAMALMVRSIGVPARVVSGFRGGEWNDSDQTYTIRANMAHLWVEVWFPGYGWIKFDPSPQGDDVELSGMDRMKLLVSRAILKSKMFWFQEVVGFDRGAQIERLRNFTLGIAGVFRGGAESSASRSAGSASWAGVLVSLTAVALLIAGGFVTLLRVPWVRVPRGLQLTADQIRLVRLYLLLRRRLQHFGVSCAGRTAEDIGRELRTDRWGAPAEALQVLELYNAVRFGGEPLNGANLAGLRKAIMQLRPSEAP from the coding sequence ATGGTTAGCGAACACCGAACCTACTTGAAATGGGCGACCGCAAGCCTCGTCACCGCCGGTTACCTCGCCCTCGCTTCCGTGAGCGCCATCGGCCCGGCCATCCTTCTCATTCCGCTCCTGTTTCTGTCCCTCGCCACCTACGGGGAACGGCTCGACCAGCGCTACCCTTCCTATAGCGTCCTTACGCGCGCGATCACCATCGCATACTTCTGCTTTCTGCCGCTGACCCTCATCAACATGCATCTCCTGCCCGCGGTCGTTACGCTGGCCATTTACATTCAGTGCTACACGCTGGTTCACAAGAAAAACGTCCGGAATTATTACCACCTCTACCTCATGTCGCTATTCCTGCTGCTGGCGGCATGCGTGCAGTCCCCCGAACCTTTCATCGGCTTCGTCATGCTGCTCTTCCTCATCAGCGCGGTATGGGCCAACGTGATGCTCCGCATCGTCGTCGAGGAAGAGGGGCTCGAAAAGCACGTTATGGTGGAGTACGTTTCGCTGGACTACCTGGCGAGGCAAGGCCGCGCCGGAACCGCCGCGGGGCACAGGCGCGCCGTGCCCGCCATGGCCGGACTCCTCACCCTCGCCGTCATGCTCATTACGGCCGCTACCTTCGTCCTTACGCCCCGCATGGAGGCCGGGATCCTCGGGCGTGGAGAGACCGTGATCGAGACCACCGGCCTCAGCGACTCCATAGATCTTGATGCCAGCGGGATGATCACGCAGGACGACACGCCGGTCATGATGGTTCGATTTCCGCAGGAACCCGGCGGCCAGCTGGCGAATGAGGACTGGCTTTACTGGCGCGTCACGACGCTGAACGTGTACGAAGGGAGCCGATGGAGCAGCGACGATGTAATGCTACTCGATCCGGGGATTCGCGCGCTCTCCAACAACCGGAGACCCGACCAGGGCGCCCATGGCGTCGAGAGAAACATGCGGACCGGCGCGAAGCTCGTCTACCAGTCCATCTACATGGACGAAGTGCCCCATATGGGCGTGCCCGCACTCGATCTCGTGCAACGTGTCGAAGTCGACCAGGACATTCGCGGCGTGGAGCTCATGTGGAGCAACAATCGCGACTATACGGTTCGCCTGAACAAGGTGGGCTCGCGGCGCTTGAACTACGAGGTCTGGTCCGAACCCGGCGAGCCGGATCCCCAGGACCTGCGCTCAGCCCCCATGGTCTTTGACGGCGTGGGCGCCGGGGACTACCAATTGTTGACGGATCAGAATCTGACCGATCCCTCCCGCCAGCTTGCCGCGCAGCTTACCGATCCCCACGACACGCTCTACGACAAAGTCCGCGCTATTGAAGAATTCCTCAGCGGGCCGCAGTTCCTCTACACGCTGAATGTGCCGGAGGTCGAATCAGGCCCCGTGATAGACGCCTTTCTCCATCAGTCGCGCATGGGCCATTGCGAACTCTTCGCGACCGCGATGGCACTCATGGTGCGGAGTATTGGCGTGCCAGCGCGCGTCGTGAGCGGTTTTCGCGGCGGCGAATGGAACGACTCCGACCAAACCTACACCATCCGCGCCAACATGGCGCACCTCTGGGTGGAAGTCTGGTTTCCGGGCTACGGCTGGATCAAATTCGACCCCTCGCCCCAGGGCGACGACGTCGAGCTCAGCGGAATGGACCGCATGAAATTGCTGGTGTCCCGCGCAATCTTGAAATCCAAAATGTTCTGGTTCCAGGAAGTCGTCGGATTTGATCGGGGCGCGCAGATCGAACGACTCCGCAATTTCACGCTCGGGATCGCAGGCGTATTTCGGGGCGGCGCGGAATCGTCCGCCTCGCGCTCCGCTGGCTCGGCATCGTGGGCCGGCGTACTTGTGTCGCTTACCGCCGTTGCGCTGCTGATTGCCGGCGGGTTCGTCACCCTGCTTCGCGTGCCGTGGGTCCGAGTTCCGCGCGGTTTGCAGTTGACCGCCGACCAGATCCGCCTGGTGCGTCTGTATCTGCTGCTGCGCCGGCGGCTCCAGCATTTCGGCGTGTCCTGCGCGGGGAGAACCGCTGAGGATATCGGCCGCGAACTGCGCACGGATCGCTGGGGCGCGCCCGCCGAGGCGCTTCAAGTGCTGGAACTATACAATGCCGTCCGATTTGGCGGCGAGCCGCTGAACGGCGCGAATCTGGCCGGGCTGCGTAAGGCCATTATGCAACTGCGGCCGTCCGAGGCGCCCTGA
- a CDS encoding VCBS repeat-containing protein has protein sequence MMAHRWKRALLMLSLLPATLASGQMRARLLPGQVGPNPSAIVAVDINGDGWPEIITADRGQLGDLREERPANDELSLLLARGDLRYEKHHPSLKTDFGPYAIAVANIDAHKWPDILVASFHATRRRDLSLFLNLHDEGIFKPEYFEVPQEGIGYERQVDGDGLPVFHRPGLTSVAVGDVNRDGLRDAVAAGWSSDVVVYFPGHAEKYFAEPVLIPVPGGPFSIALADLNHDGHLDFAVTLMATNEVSVWQGDGTGGFKEADRFSSRGLLPHRLEVADINQDGQKDLVVSHKHVDDTIVIFYGSGRLSFRVSQEIMLGTDRNVMEKNIQDIAVGDFNGDGFPDIAAACFASGEVMVLTADNSKNKAFLEFNRKSYTFKDGQPRALCAADLNLNGKTDLAVALWGLNSVGLLLSE, from the coding sequence ATGATGGCGCACCGATGGAAACGCGCCCTCCTGATGCTTTCGCTGCTGCCGGCGACGCTTGCCAGCGGCCAGATGCGGGCTCGCCTTTTACCCGGCCAGGTGGGCCCGAACCCATCGGCTATCGTGGCGGTAGACATCAATGGCGACGGCTGGCCCGAAATCATAACGGCGGATCGGGGGCAGTTGGGCGATCTTCGCGAGGAGCGGCCCGCCAATGATGAACTTTCCCTGCTGCTCGCGCGCGGCGACCTGCGCTACGAGAAGCACCACCCTTCGCTGAAGACGGATTTCGGCCCTTATGCGATCGCGGTGGCGAATATTGACGCGCACAAGTGGCCCGACATCCTGGTGGCAAGTTTCCACGCGACGCGCAGGCGCGATCTCAGCCTGTTCCTGAACTTGCATGACGAGGGGATTTTCAAGCCGGAATATTTCGAAGTGCCGCAGGAAGGGATCGGATACGAGCGCCAGGTCGATGGGGACGGACTGCCCGTATTCCACCGCCCGGGACTCACGTCGGTGGCCGTGGGCGATGTAAACCGCGATGGCCTCCGCGACGCCGTCGCGGCGGGCTGGAGCAGCGACGTGGTGGTCTATTTCCCCGGCCATGCGGAGAAGTACTTTGCGGAGCCCGTGCTGATACCGGTTCCCGGCGGTCCCTTCTCTATTGCGCTGGCGGACCTGAACCACGACGGCCACCTGGACTTCGCGGTTACGCTGATGGCGACCAACGAGGTTTCGGTCTGGCAAGGGGACGGGACGGGCGGATTCAAGGAGGCGGACCGTTTTTCGAGCCGGGGGCTCCTTCCCCACCGGCTTGAGGTGGCCGACATCAACCAGGACGGCCAGAAGGATCTGGTGGTCTCGCACAAGCATGTGGACGATACCATCGTCATATTCTATGGCAGCGGACGCCTCTCCTTCCGGGTCTCCCAGGAGATCATGCTGGGCACGGACCGGAACGTGATGGAAAAGAACATCCAGGATATTGCCGTGGGGGATTTCAATGGCGACGGTTTTCCGGACATTGCGGCGGCCTGCTTTGCTTCCGGCGAAGTGATGGTGCTTACGGCGGACAATAGCAAGAACAAGGCGTTCCTGGAGTTCAACCGGAAGTCCTACACCTTTAAGGACGGCCAGCCCCGGGCCCTTTGCGCCGCCGACCTCAATCTGAATGGCAAGACGGACCTGGCCGTCGCGCTGTGGGGCCTCAACTCCGTGGGGCTCCTGCTGAGCGAGTAG
- the pdxA gene encoding 4-hydroxythreonine-4-phosphate dehydrogenase PdxA, which translates to MTLPRIGITMGDVNGIGPELVAKLFARRDPVSLCAPVVIGSGRALRSVAELAPGMPPVHLLPSLDAPAPSGCIPVWDAGAPGPEVEFGQLNPAAGASAVAWIEAAVDACVSGGLDAMVTCPISKECIYLAGCPYTGHTELVADRSGAPDYRMCLFAGDMRIVHITGHLSLRDAIEHVRHDRIVRSVEIGRDALVRLGVASPRIGVAGLNPHAGEAGAFGREEIEEIAPAVATCRAAGIDCSGPYPPDTVFRAMREGALDLVVAMYHDQGHIPLKLIAMDEGVNITLGIPIVRTSVDHGTAFDIAGRGLAREDSLLSAIQLAARLGGRR; encoded by the coding sequence ATGACCCTACCCCGTATCGGCATCACGATGGGCGATGTCAACGGCATCGGCCCGGAGCTTGTGGCGAAGCTCTTCGCCCGGCGCGATCCGGTTTCCCTTTGCGCGCCTGTTGTCATTGGCTCCGGGCGCGCCCTGCGCAGCGTGGCGGAACTTGCCCCGGGCATGCCTCCCGTACATTTGCTTCCCTCGCTGGACGCTCCGGCGCCTTCCGGTTGTATTCCGGTGTGGGACGCCGGCGCGCCGGGCCCCGAAGTTGAGTTTGGTCAGCTCAATCCGGCGGCGGGGGCGAGCGCGGTGGCGTGGATCGAAGCGGCGGTGGACGCATGCGTCTCGGGAGGTCTGGACGCAATGGTCACCTGCCCCATCAGCAAGGAGTGCATCTATCTTGCGGGCTGCCCCTATACCGGACACACGGAACTGGTGGCCGATCGCTCCGGCGCTCCGGATTACCGTATGTGCCTGTTCGCCGGAGACATGCGCATCGTACATATCACGGGCCATCTTTCGCTTCGGGACGCGATCGAGCACGTGCGCCACGACCGGATCGTGCGATCGGTCGAGATCGGTCGTGATGCGCTGGTGCGCCTGGGCGTTGCGTCACCGCGGATCGGGGTGGCCGGCTTGAACCCGCATGCCGGAGAGGCGGGCGCCTTTGGGCGCGAGGAGATCGAAGAGATCGCGCCGGCCGTCGCGACGTGCCGCGCGGCCGGCATCGATTGCAGCGGGCCGTACCCGCCCGACACGGTATTCCGCGCCATGCGCGAGGGCGCGCTGGATCTTGTCGTGGCCATGTACCACGATCAGGGTCATATTCCGCTGAAACTCATTGCCATGGACGAGGGCGTAAACATTACGCTGGGCATCCCTATCGTGCGCACCTCGGTGGATCACGGGACCGCATTCGACATTGCCGGGCGCGGCCTCGCCCGGGAGGACAGCCTCTTGTCGGCGATCCAGCTCGCCGCGCGCCTCGGAGGGCGGCGATGA